One genomic segment of Paenibacillus durus includes these proteins:
- the ribH gene encoding 6,7-dimethyl-8-ribityllumazine synthase: MPQIFEGHLVSEGLKYGIVVGRFNEFITSKLLSGALDAFKRHGVKDDEISVAWVPGVFEIPLIAQKMAESGKYDAVVTLGTVIRGSTTHYDYVCNEVSKGVAAINLKTGVPTIFGVLTTENIEQAVERAGTKAGNKGWDAAVSAIEMANLSKLI, from the coding sequence ATGCCGCAGATTTTTGAAGGACATTTAGTTTCAGAAGGTTTGAAATACGGGATTGTAGTGGGACGTTTCAATGAATTTATTACGAGCAAGCTGCTGTCCGGGGCTCTCGACGCATTCAAGCGTCACGGTGTTAAGGATGATGAAATCTCCGTAGCCTGGGTACCGGGAGTGTTCGAAATTCCGCTGATTGCGCAAAAAATGGCCGAAAGCGGCAAATACGATGCAGTCGTTACGCTGGGCACTGTAATCCGCGGTTCCACGACCCATTACGATTACGTCTGCAACGAGGTATCCAAAGGAGTGGCTGCCATTAATCTCAAGACGGGCGTTCCGACAATCTTCGGCGTGCTGACAACCGAGAACATTGAGCAGGCCGTCGAGCGCGCCGGCACGAAAGCGGGCAACAAGGGCTGGGACGCGGCGGTATCCGCTATTGAGATGGCGAATCTTTCCAAACTTATTTAA
- a CDS encoding bifunctional 3,4-dihydroxy-2-butanone-4-phosphate synthase/GTP cyclohydrolase II: MSQYNNEDIRLDPIEEAIYDLMRGKVVIVVDDEDRENEGDFIALAERATPEVINFMITEGRGLVCLPITAERAAELDLKPMVSQNTDFHGTAFTVSIDHKDTTTGISAYERSLTAKAIMDPKAGPMDFRRPGHMFPLIAKKGGVLRRSGHTEAAVDLARMCGAYPAAVICEVVKEDGTMARLPDLHEIAKKHDLKLISIADLIHYRNEKEKLVTREVSVRLPTDFGEFQTIAYTNEVDDKEHVALVKGDISGDEPVLVRVHSECLTGDVFHSHRCDCGPQFEAALRQIEAAGKGVLLYMRQEGRGIGLINKLRAYKLQEQGLDTVDANLELGFPADLRDYGIGAQILKDLGVRRIKLMTNNPRKIKGLEGYGLEVVERVPIQMPENEDNTNYLHTKQSKLGHLLKFDDIEQNESSKA; the protein is encoded by the coding sequence ATGAGCCAATATAATAACGAAGATATTCGCCTGGACCCGATTGAAGAAGCGATCTACGATTTGATGCGCGGCAAGGTTGTTATCGTTGTCGATGACGAAGACCGCGAGAATGAGGGCGACTTTATCGCATTGGCGGAACGGGCGACGCCGGAAGTGATCAACTTCATGATTACCGAAGGACGCGGGCTTGTCTGCCTGCCGATTACGGCGGAGCGGGCGGCGGAGCTGGATCTGAAGCCGATGGTCAGTCAAAATACCGATTTTCACGGGACGGCCTTTACCGTTTCGATCGACCACAAGGATACAACGACCGGGATCTCGGCCTATGAGCGGTCGCTGACCGCCAAGGCGATTATGGACCCGAAAGCCGGCCCGATGGATTTCCGCAGACCTGGCCATATGTTCCCGCTGATCGCGAAAAAGGGTGGCGTGCTGCGCAGAAGCGGCCATACGGAAGCTGCCGTGGATCTGGCCCGTATGTGCGGCGCCTACCCCGCTGCGGTTATATGCGAGGTTGTTAAGGAAGACGGCACGATGGCCCGTCTCCCCGATCTGCATGAAATCGCCAAGAAGCATGATCTGAAGCTTATCAGCATCGCGGACCTGATCCATTACCGCAATGAGAAGGAGAAACTGGTCACCCGCGAAGTGTCGGTCCGCCTGCCCACCGATTTCGGCGAATTCCAGACGATTGCCTATACGAACGAGGTGGATGATAAAGAGCATGTTGCTCTCGTCAAAGGGGATATTTCCGGAGACGAGCCGGTGCTGGTCCGCGTACATTCGGAGTGCCTTACCGGCGATGTGTTCCATTCCCACCGCTGCGACTGCGGACCGCAGTTCGAAGCGGCGCTGCGCCAGATCGAAGCTGCGGGCAAGGGCGTTCTGCTCTACATGCGCCAGGAAGGCCGGGGCATCGGCTTGATCAACAAGCTGCGCGCGTATAAGCTTCAGGAACAAGGTCTGGACACGGTCGATGCGAATCTGGAGCTCGGGTTCCCGGCGGATTTGCGCGATTACGGAATTGGCGCGCAAATCCTGAAGGATTTGGGCGTTCGCCGGATTAAGCTGATGACAAATAACCCGCGCAAAATTAAAGGGCTGGAAGGCTACGGCCTTGAAGTTGTGGAGCGCGTGCCGATCCAGATGCCGGAGAACGAAGACAATACGAATTATTTGCACACCAAGCAGTCCAAGCTCGGCCACCTGTTGAAGTTCGACGATATTGAACAGAACGAAAGCTCCAAGGCGTAA